TTGATTCCAGGTCCTGAAGGAGTTGGTTCTGGACTTACTGCGTTATTTAGACaagtttaaagaaaaataaataagcaaaactgTACTTTATTATGCGATTCTTCTAGAATTTATTCGTAACAGAGTCCATACTTGGGTGAGGCCCAATCAGGTTTTTTAGAGGCCCCTGTCGAGTTTCACACAAATATAGAGACCTCGCACGAGGCCTCTTCATTCCCCTTCCAATGTCCCTCAATCTTCTATGAATTGTTTGTTAGTCTACACACAACACCACGTACTGTACATATATGATACGATAAGGCAGCGCCCGTTTCCTATCTCTATCGCACCCGCGAATCGAGTCGATCCAGCGGGGTATAAAAGACGGCCAGCTCTCCCAGTCAGTATTCAGTAAGCAACAAGTGTGCGAGCCAATAACAGCTACCAGCTGAGCAACGAACAACTAAACAGGTTTTTTCCAAGTCAAACTAATAATCAAACAGCAAGATGCGTTTGGGACAGACCGTACCTAACTTCCGGGCCGACACAACCAAGGGCCCCATCAAATTCCACGAGTGGCAGGGCAACTCGTAAGTGCCACAGAACCCTTTTCTCTAATCGAATCTCACTAATCATCTCTCCGATCGCCAGCTGGGTGGTGCTTTTCTCTCACCCCGCCGACTTCACCCCCGTCTGCACCACTGAGCTGGGCAGGATTGCGGTGCACCAGCCGGAGTTCGCCAAGCGGAACACCAAGTGCCTGGCGCATTCCGTTGACGCACTAAACTCGCACGTGGACTGGGTGAACGACATCAAGAGCTACTGCCTAGATATTCCCGGGGACTTCCCCTACCCGATCATCGCCGACCCCACTCGCGACCTGGCCGTCAGCCTGGGCATGCTCGacgaggagcagaagaaggaTCCTGAGGTGGGCAAGACCATCCGGGCCTTGTTCATCATCAGTCCGGACCATAAGGTGCGCCTGTCCATGTTCTACCCCATGTCCACTGGCCGCAACGTCGAGTGAGTAACTGTTACGGGCTACAACTATTG
This genomic stretch from Drosophila teissieri strain GT53w chromosome 2L, Prin_Dtei_1.1, whole genome shotgun sequence harbors:
- the LOC122611495 gene encoding peroxiredoxin-6-like — encoded protein: MRLGQTVPNFRADTTKGPIKFHEWQGNSWVVLFSHPADFTPVCTTELGRIAVHQPEFAKRNTKCLAHSVDALNSHVDWVNDIKSYCLDIPGDFPYPIIADPTRDLAVSLGMLDEEQKKDPEVGKTIRALFIISPDHKVRLSMFYPMSTGRNVDEILRTIDSLQLTDRLKVVATPANWTPGTKVMILPTVTDEEAHKLFPKGFDKVSMPSGVNYVRTTENY